CGAGATGCGTTTTTATGTAGGCTGCAATGTCTGCCACGGGTCTAGCCAATGAGATCAAACTGGACCTATATAGGTCCAATTCTGTTTGAAAGTCTTCCTCCATGCGTGACTGGCTGATCCATATCAAGCGCGGCGAATATGCTTCGCTGCAAACGCAGATTCGTGAGGCGCTGGTTTCGGCCATCCTGGACCGCCAGTTGGACCAGCAGGAACCCATCCCCTCTACCCGCAAGATGGCCAAATCGCTCGGCGTGTCGCGCAACACGGTGGTGCTGGCCTATCAGGGCTTGCTGGATGATGGCTATCTTCTGGCCAAGCAGCGCTCAGGCTATTTCGTTTCCGACAAGGCGCTGGAAGATCATATGCCGAAGGCGCGCAAAGCTGCCTCGCCAGAAAAGCCGAAGGGCACAGGCCTCAATTGGGAAAGGCTGGTCAATAAGCATCCCTCGCACCAGCCCAATACCGTGAAGGTGCGGAATTGGCAGGATTTCGCCTATCCCTTTATCTATGGCCAGGTGGACCATACGCTGTTTCCGCTGGCTGAATGGCGCGATTGCACCAGGCAGGCGCTGGGCAAGAAATGGCTGGGCGACTGGACCAATGACTTCACCAATGAGGATGACCCGCTGCTGGTCGAGCAGATCCGCCGCCGCATTCTGCCCCGGCGTGGGATCATGGCGCATGACGATGAAATCCTCGTCACGCTGGGCGCGCAGAATGCAATCTATCTGATCACCAGTCTGCTGGTGAACCAAGACACGCGCGTGGTGATGGAAGAGCCGGGCTATCCGGACATGCGCAACATTTTCCAGCTGCGCAGCCAGAATGTGGGCCTTGCACCAGTGGATCAATCGGGCTTGATGTTGGGGCCGGAGCTCGACAATGCGCAGATTGTTTATACTACACCGAGCCATCAATTCCCGACCACGGTGACGATGCCGCTGGAGCGGCGCATGGCTTTGTTGAAGAAAGCTTCGGAGAAAAACTTCATCGTCGTTGAAGACGATTACGAGTTCGAGACCAATTATGTGAACGAGCCCTGCCCCGCGCTCAAATCGCTCGATGATGACGGGCGGGTAATCTATGTGGGCTCGCTGTCGAAAACCTTGTTCCCCGGGCTGCGGCTGGGATTTATGGTGGCGCCGAAAGCGCTGATCGCAGAAGCCCGCGCGCTGCGCCGTTTGATGGTGCGCCATGCGCCGTCCAACAACCAGCGCACGGCGGCACTGTTTCTGTCGCTCGGCCATCACGATGCGCTGATCCGCAAATTGCATAAGGCGTATCGCACCCGTTGGGAAATCATGGGGGCTGCTTTGTCGAAGCATTTGCCATCGTCGGCGCGCAATCCATCATTCGGTGGCACGTCCTATTGGGTGAAAGGCCCGGCGAAGCTCGATGCCGATGCGCTGTCGCAAGCGGCAACGGCCAAAGGCGTGCTGATCAATCCTGGGCGCATCTGCTTTGGCGCTGCTCAAGCGCCGCGCAATTACTTCCGCCTCGCCTTTTCCTCCATTGATGAAAAGAAGATCGAGCCCGGCATCAAACTGTTATCGGAACTGATCAAGCAACCGTCATGACTGCCGATAACAAGCCGCGGGCCGCGGCCTATCTTCTGTCCGGAATTTTCTTTGCCACCTCGCAGGACGCGCTGGTAAAGGCGATGAATGCCGGTTACCCAACTTGGGAAACCATCATGTTCCGCGGCATCATTGCAATGGCGCTGTTCATGGCTTGGGGTGCGTGGAACGGGCGCAATTTGTTCCGTTTGCCGCGTGGTTCGAGCCTGATCGTGTGGCGCGGTTTCCTGCTGTTCACATCCTATCTGGGCTTTTGCCTGGCGATTGCCACGCTGCCGCTGGCGAATGCGACTGCGCTGTATTTCACCATGCCGTTCTTCGTGGGCGCATTGGCGGGACCTGTGCTCGGTGAAAAGGTTCCGGCTTATCGTTGGATTGCCATTGCGCTGGGTTTCTGCGGCGTGCTGATTAGTGTGCGGCCGGGTGGGGAAAGCTTTCAGCCTTCCGCATTGCTCGCCATCTATTCCGGCTTTTCCTATGCCATTGCCCAGTTGATTGGCCGCAAGGTGAAGGTGGTGGTTGATCCGCTGGTCGTCGCTAATATGCAGAGCGTTTGTTACCTGCTCGGCTCTGTGGTTTTGGGCATTGTGATTACTGCGTTGAAGATCGATGCCAGTGCTACGCCTGCGCTGGCGGCACTCACCGCTGAATTCGCTTGGCCCAGCCTTCGCGACTTTGCGGTTATGGTGGCCATTGGCGTGTTCGCAATGGTCTCTACGGTGTTCTTTGTACGGGCCTACTTCTCGGCACCCGTGAACTTCGTGGCTCCGCTGGAATATTCGGCGATCATCACAGCCACGATTTTCGGGATCACGCTGTTCGGCGATTATCCGGATTTCTACACGCTGCTCGGTGCGGCCATCGTGATCGGTGCCGGCCTGTTCATGATTGCGATGGACCAGCGCCGGGCGGGACCCATTCAGGTGACGGGATAACCGCCCCAGCTTTTTACCGCGCGCAAGGCGAGTGATGATTGCAGGCGCTGCAGGCCCGGCAAGCGCGAGAGTTTGGTGCGGTGGATGCGCTCATAGTCGCTGGCATCGGCAGCGGCCACGCGCAGCAAATAGTCAAACTGCCCGCTCATCAAATGGCATTCCAGAATTTCCGGCGTGCGCTGGACGGCCTTTTCAAATTTCTCGAAGGCTTCTTCGGTTTGCGCAGTGAGAGATACTTCGCAGAAGAATTCATTGGCCAAACCAAGTGCGCGGCCATCGAGACGCGCCGCATAGCCGATGATCACGCCCTGCTCTTCCAGCAGCTTCACCCGCCGGTGGCAGGAGGATGCCGACAACCCCGCTTTTTCCGCCAGTTCCGCTAGTGGCATGGTGGCGCGGCGTTGCAATTCGGCGAGGATGATTTTGTCAGATTTGTCGCGTTTTTCGAATTTCATGCCGAATAACTAGCACATTCCGGAATATTTTTCCAAGCCGGGCTATGTACAGCTGCAAGTTTGGAAGAAACCGCCAGCCATCTGCCCCTAGTCTCTGGCATCGCATCCAACGGAGAAAACCCATGCTCATCGGCCTGCCCAAGGAAATCAAAAATCACGAATACCGCGTTGGCCTGACACCGCTGTCGGTGCGTGAGCTGGTGCGCCATGGCCACAAGGTGATGGTGGAAAAGAATGCCGGTTCTGGGATCGGTTCTTCCGACGCAGATTACACGACCGCAGGTGCTTCGATCATTGACGGGCCGAAAGAGATTTTCGCCAAAGCCGACATGATCGTGAAGGTGAAAGAGCCGCAGGCTGCCGAGCGCGCCATGCTGCGTGACGGGCAGATCCTCTATACCTATTTGCATCTCGCTCCCGATCCGGAACAGACCAAAGATCTGGTGAAATCAGGTGCCATCTGCATCGCCTATGAAACGGTGACCAATGCCCGTGGCGGCCTGCCGCTGCTGGCCCCGATGAGCCAAGTGGCTGGCCGCATGTCGGTGCAGTCGGGCGCGCATTGCTTGGAAAAGGCGCAAGGCGGGCGCGGCATGTTGCTGGGCGGTGTTCCCGGCGTGGCCCCTGCCAAAGTCGTCATCCTCGGCGGCGGCGTGGTGGGCACCAATGCGGCAGCGATTGCGCTGGGCATGGGCGCTGATGTGACGATCATCGAACGTTCCACCGATCGGATGGAAGAATTGACCGCGCGTTTTGGCCTGTCGTTGAAGACGCTGTATTCCACCCAGAGTGTAATTGAAGACGAATGTGCCACAGCTGATCTGGTGATCGGCGGCGTGCTGATCCCAGGTGCTGCTGCACCCAAGCTGATCACCAAGGCGATGCTGAAAGACTGGAAGCCAGGCTCAGTATTTGTGGACGTGGCCATTGACCAGGGCGGCTGTGCCGAAACCTCACATGCCACCACCCATGCCGAGCCGACCTATGTGGTGGACGGTGTCATTCACTATTGCGTGGCCAACATGCCGGGCGGTGTGGCCCGCACTTCAACCTTTGCGCTGAACAATGCCACGCTGCCCTTCGCTGTGGCCATTGCCGACAAGGGCTGGAAAAAGGCGCTGGCTGATGATGCCCATCTGCGCAATGGACTAAATGTTGCTTCTGGCAAAGTGACCTACAAGGCTGTGGCCCAGGACCTTGGCTATGACTACGTTCCGGCAGAAAAGCTGACGGCTTAGGCCGCCAGCACCGCCACAGGCGCCAGGATCGCCAGGCCCATGCACAGGGCCAGGACGAAGAACAGCCGACGTGTCTTTCCGCGTTCAATGTCTCTCATGGGGAGCATTGTTCCCCGATTCTGCCTTTCGGAAAATGATTCTTTTCAAAGGCTTGGCGCTGGCTCGACATCTTAACAACCTCTTAACGGAGACAGTCGCGTCTCGTCTTGTTGTTGCTTTTAGATACCTTCGCCTGAGCCCCCGCTGAACCCTTGATTCATTTGGGATTCATGTGCGGCGCGACAGCAGCCTGCGGAAAAACCCTTGGGGCTGCGGTTGGGGGACAGGTGCGGGCGGCCTAGTTTTCGGCGCAGTGCCCGTAAGCCAAAGCGGCAGATCTTCGCTCAACAGGATGCCCGGAATCTTGCAGACTTCGCGGAACTCTTCGATGAAGGGCGCATAATAGGCCTCTGCCGCATCACGCAATTCGTCCGGCAACGTGATTTCACGAGCGGCATTGCGCTTGCTGCTAATCAGCGACGGATTGAGCTCTGCCGGATGGGGACCTATTCCCAGCCACCTGGTCAACAGGGACATGACCTGCGCCGGTCGGCTTTCGATGTCATCGAAGAATACGATCTTGAGATTGCAGTCCTGCAGCACGTCGCGGTAGCGCTTGATGGTTGCCGCATAATCCGAGAAAGCGCGGGTATAAACGTCGAACATTTGATAGGCGACGACGTCCATATTCCTCTCAGGGTCATCGTCCATGATCTTGCGGGTTGCAGACCAGGCGCGGTCGATGGGGTTCCTGGCCAAGAACAGGAGCGGCCTGCCTTCGAGATAATACTGCGCGGCTCGGATCTCCCCTTCGCTCAGCAATGAATAGCTGGGAGACACATCGGCCGAGTATTCCTTGTCCTCGTGCAGAGAGAACAATTCGGCGTAGTTATCGAGGCTCCAGTCACGGGTGTAGATTTTCCACCAGTGTTTGTCCCTGCCGCCAAAAAACAGCCAGGATTTCCGTGCCAACCGGTCGTATGCCTTACGGTCCAACACGCGGTTGCGCGGAAAACGGGCAAGGTAGTTGTACTCCTTGTTGCCCGGGAGCCAGAAACTCCCGTGCTCCTGGAGCGCCTTCGCAAGCCAAGTGGTTCCGGATCGCTGGGCGCCGATACAGATCAGGGTGGGATGCTTGAGCGGGATTTGCGTTTCAAGTGTTGTGCGGTCTTTGACAATGGCCGCTGACTTTGCGGGCTTAGGAGCAAGTTTCTGGGTGCTCTTGTTCACGGCCTGCGTATGTGCCGGGAAACAGAAGCCCACGACGCCCCAGGTTGGGTCGCGAAACAGCGGGCGGGCAAACCGCCGGCATTCGCCAAAACCAGGCACAAGATAGACTGGCTCAAACCTGTCGATTTCAGCCAGGGCATCCGCAGCACCCTTGTACTGGTGATTGCCTTCCCAAAGGCAATCATGGAACATGGCGAAGCCGCCTGACCCCAGCATGGGGCTGAAATAGGCGTAGTCGGTCATTACCGCATAGGCTGTGTTATCGCGATCAATGAACAGTGCATCGAGTTTTCGTTTGCCCAGCAACCGCGACATCTCGGACGCCGTGTCAATTTTCCGGGGGTCGCCCTTCAAAAAGATATAGTTTTGCCCCGACTTCAACCTGGATCGGATCATTGCATCGGCTGTTTCATCGGCGTTGGAAAAAACCCCGATCAGAAGGGCATCATCAGCAAGAAGGCTTGCTGCATATGCAAGGTTGCTGCGATCAGTCGTGCCGATTTCCGCATAGGTCCATTTTCCCTTTAACTTGCGGAAGGCGCGGACAATGTCTTGCATATAGGGTACAGACTGCCCCTCAACGAGGAACTCATGGCGGATGGCGTCCGCCTCTGCGATTTCGTCCGCGGACAAGGCATCCTTGCAAATCTTCAACCCTTCCGGAATTTCCCTGTAGGTTTCGAGAACGGGAGAAAACGGAGCGCCCATGCTGCGTTCCACGTCGCCAATGTCGGACCCGACAGACAGTGGCAATCCTGACGATTTTGGATCGTTCCCATTGTCCATCTGAAAAAGGCGTCCCCACGCAAAAAAGCAACGTGTGGTCACCCACACGTTGCGCCATTGTAATGTACTTAACCCTGCCAGATCAATGGTTCAGGTGGAGCAGTTGTTGGCGAGGCCGCCCTACTGCCCCTGCGCCAGCAGCGGTGTGATGCGCACCAGCGACACGCGGCGGTTTTCCGGTTCCGGATCAGCCGTCGGGATCTTCAGATATTCCTCGCCCAAGCCCACAGTGCGCAGGTTTTTGGCTGGAATATTGTAGTAGGTGGTCATCATCGTCTTCACGCTTTCGGCGCGCAGGCGCGACAGCTTGGTATTGTAATCGGTCGAGCCTGCCGCATCGGTGTGGCCCTCGATCATGAACACTTCCTTGGGATACTTCGCCACGATCTGCTCGATCAGGCTGGCAAGGCCGTCGAGGTGTGACAGCTCCTCCTCGCGCACGAAGCCTTCATTGTAGCCGAAGTGGATGGTGTCCACTTCGATACGGGGCAGCGCGTCACGCAGGTAAGGATCGGTCGCGATGTCACGCACCGAATGCTCGCGCTTGGCCTTGTATTTGGGCGGCGGCGCTGCGGTGAGCATGCGTTCCAGCGTGGCGTCATCGACTTCCGCAGCATAGGCATAACGCGGCTGGTCTTCATCCCAGTACTGGTCCGGATTGATCTCGATGTCATACTGTTCCTGCGACGCCTGGCGCTGCTTGGCGCGCTGCATGCGCTCCAGCTTCATGCGGTGGCGCAGGAATTCGCGGTCATAGGCCAGCGACTGGCGCCAGTAATCACGGTAGCTCGGATCATACTGGTCGTCGGTGACGGCGTCGTCATAGACCTGAATACGGCGCTGCAATTCCGAAATCTGCAGGTCACGCGGCGGACGCCGGTCGCCCAGCACATCTTCCGGCGGCGTGTCGTTGGAAATGAAGTTGAGCTGGATGTTGAAGTTCAGCTTCGGGCCCGACGGCGGCGGCGGCGGTGGTGGTGGCGGAGGCGGAGCCTTGGTTACAGCGACAGCCTGTTCGGCGATCTGCTGCTGCACCTTCGGATCGGGCGGCGGGGCAGCGGCAGCCTGCTTTTGCTTTTCCGATTCTGCGTTGGCGAGGCGCTGGCGCAGCACTTCGCGTTCCTTCATCAGCTTGCCGCGCACGGCACGTTCAGTCTCCTGCGAGAGCTGGTTGGCGGCGAGAAGTTCGCGCACATCTTCAAGGTGCTTGCGCAAGTCGTCATCGCTCAGCTTGGTAAGATCGGACGCATCTGCCAAGTAGGTCTTGGCCTTCTGTTCGGCGGCGGGATCAACCGGATTGGCGTCCAGCTGCTCCACCTTCTTGGCATCGGGTGGCGGCGGTGCTGGCGGTGGCGGGGCCGGCGCCACATCGGCAGCTTTTTCCAGAGGCTTCGTGGGCGGCGCTGCAGGCGCCTCTTCAGCGGTCTTTTTGGGTGGCTTGGCGGATGGCGTTGCGCCAGCGTCGCTCTTGCCATCAGCGGCTTGGGCATCGGTCTTGCCATCGGCAGTGGCCGCGGGCTTCGCGTCTGATGCGGCCTTGGCATCGGCGGCGGCCTTCGCGTCAGCAGCTGCCTGCGCATCTGCTGCAGCCTGAGCGTCGGCAGCAGCTTTCGCATCTGCTGCGGCCTTTTCATCGCCAGCAGCCTTGGCCTTGGCAGCAGCTTTTGCATCTGCAGCGGCCTGTGCATCGGCAGCGGCCTTGGCATCTGCTGCAGCCTGGGCATCGGCAGCGGCCTGCGCATCTTCAGCGGCCTTGGCTTTGGCTTCGGCAGCGGCCTTGGCGTCTTCCTTCATCTTGGCGAGCTTCTTGGCCTTGGCGGCGGCAGCGGCTTCCGCATCAGCGGCGGCTTTGGCATCAGCGGCAGCCTGGTCATCGACAGCCTGCGCCGGTTGTTCAGCCTGTTTGGGTGCTTCAGCCTTCTTCGGCTCTTCGGCCGGGGCACGCATGCCAATCTCGGCAACCGCGGCATTGGCCATGCCGACCAGCTTCACCCGCACATCCGGCGGCAAAGCGGGGTTGCCGGAAGCGCGGCGCAATTTCTTTTCATAGGCCTTGAGCTCATCCGGGCTCATCTGCGTGAGGTCCGGCTGCTCGTTCAAAAGCTTGGCCACTTCGGGCGGCAACTCAGCGGGTGCGGCATCCTGCGCGGGTTGCTCGGCCTGGGCCGGGGCTGCATCAGCGGGCGCATCCTGCTGGGCTTGAGCCAGTTTCAATTCTGGCTTGGCATTGCGCTTCATCTTGTTAGGCGCTGGCGCGGTGGTGGCTGTAGCGTCAGCGGCCTGATCCTGCTGCGGCTGAGCTTGAGCCGCCTGGCTGCGGGTATCGATCTCGGCCTTGGCCAGCTTGGTCTGTTCCAATAACTTGGCATGGACATCAGGCGGCAAGGCCAGCCCGTTCAGCGCCTGATGCAGGCGCATGTAGCGGCCCTTCAGCTCATTGTCGTCCATGTCCTTGACGTCGCGCGTGTCACCCAGGAGCTGCAGCAATGGCTTTGGCACGGCCACTTCGCCCTGATCCGTCGCCTGGGGGGCTTCTGCCTGTGCGAAGGCGTGAGCCGCCGGGAGAGAAAGTGCAATGCTGACAAGACTTGCCGCAAGCTTCAACTTCATGATTGTCATTCCTGCCTCTGAATCAGAATCACGCAAACTGCGTGAGCCCGTATACCTTAATTGCTTGTAAGGCGAAATTCAGGCTGTAGTGGGATGACTTAGAGGCGCCCTGCCTCAATGATGCGCTTCAGGAAGCCGCGCGTGCGCTCCATCTTCGGGGTGCCAAATATCTGTTCCGGCGGGCCTTCTTCATGCACCTGGCCTTCGTAAAGAAAGCAGACCTTGGAGGCGACTTCCTTGGCAAAGCCCATTTCGTGGGTGGCGAGCAGCATGGTCATGCCTTGGCTTGCAAGATCACGCACGATATTCAGCACTTCCGAGACAAGCTCTGGATCCAGTGCCGACGTGATCTCGTCCAGAAGCATTAGCTTCGGTTCCATCGCCAGCGCGCGCACAATGGCCACACGCTGCTGCTGGCCGCCGGAGAGGCGGTCAGGGAACGCTGTCGCCTTGGCTTCGAGGCCGATGCGCTTCAGCAGCACCATGGCCTTGGCCTCGGCTTCATCCTTCGACACGCCGAGAACCTTGCGGGGGGCGAGGGTGACATTTTCGAGCACCGACATATGCGGAAACAGGTTGTAGCTCTGGAACACAATGCCGACGCGCTGGCGCAGCTTGTTTACATCCACGCCACGGCCCGACACACGGTCACCCATCAGACGGATCTCGCCGCCCTGAATGCTTTCGAGCTGGTTGATGCAGCGCAGCAGCGTGGACTTGCCGCAACCGGATGGGCCGATCAGGCACACGACTTGATGCTCATTCACATTCAGGTCTAGCCCGCGCAGGATCTGCACCGGGCCGTAAGCCTTCTCGACCTTGGTCATTTCCAGAAATGCCATGGTCTAGCCCCCTGCCTTCATGCGGGCATTGTCACGTTCGACAAGCTTGTCCACAAGCCGCGCCTGCGGGATGGTGATGATGACGAACAGGAAGGCCACCACCGTCACCGCCGAAAGATTGAACGCGTTGGAGGCAATGATCTTGGACTGGTTGAAGGCGTCAGTCACGCCCAGCACCTGCACCAGGGCTGTATCTTTCTGCAGGCCGATAAAGTCATTCAGCAGCGGGGCCACGATGCGTCGCACGGCTTGCGGGACCACGACATGGCGCATGGTCTGCATATAGCTGAGGCCGAGGGAGCGCGATGCCATGAACTGGCTGTGGTGGATGCTTTCAATGCCGGCACGGTACACTTCGGCAACATAGGCACCATAAGTCAAAGTCAGCGCGATTACGCACCACCAGATCACATCGATGCGGACGGCAGCGGCACGTTCATGCACATCCATTGCGCTGAGATCGACAAACATGCCGACAATGGGCGTTAAAATGATTTCAGAGATTCCGGATGTCGGAATGCCAAAGCCGATGAGGTAAAGCGTCACAATGGCCGGAAGGCCGCGGAACAGATCGCAATAGGCAATCGCCAGCGCGCGGATCGGGCGGCCAGCGCGGCCGGGCGCGAGACGCGCCAGAGCAACGATCAGGCCCCAGACCAAAACCAGGATTTCAGCCACGACAAATATGAAAAGATTCTGGGTGAGGAAGCGCCAGGTTATCAGCCACCATTTGTCACGGATCAATGGCAAGCGGAAGAACGTATCGCCCACGGCCACATTGTTCATCAACACAAAGCAGACGAAGGCCAGCAGAATGAGAGCGAAGACGCCCCAGCCAAGTGTGATCTGCGCATATTCGCGCGCGTCCGCCGTTTCGATGCGGGCCTTGGTAATGTCTTTGGATGCCAGCGCCGAACGGGCGCGGCCTGCGCCAAACAGCGATTTCAGCGCCGGACGGAAAAGACTCGCCACGCAGAGAACCAGCACGGCGGCGATTGGCCAGAAGAAGCCGAACTCGGCCTGCATGTAGGAAAGCGCGTAATCAACGAGAAAAGCGGTGCCGATGGCGGCAGCGACGCAGACTGCGGCAAAGGCCACAGCGATCAGAGAGAGAAGGTCAGCCCTCTGATGGAGGGATGATGCGCCGTCAGACGGCGCATCGCTCTTGATGTCAGGTGATTTTGCCACCTTTTAGATCAGGGCTTCCAGACGGGAACCGAGGCGGGGTCTTTGCCCCAACTGGCAGCCAGATACTTGGCGCCCAGCTTGGTGATGGTTCCGTCATCCTTCATCGACTGGATGATCTTGTCGATGATGGGGTTGTTCGGGTTGCCCTTCTGGTAGATGCCGCCGTAGGTTTCGCCGGTCTGATACTGGCCGACAACCTTGTTGCCGCCCTTGCTCTCAACTTCCTGGGCGAGAACGATCGAGGTGTCGGTGATGGCGGCGTCAATCTGCTTGGCGCGCAGGGCGGCAAACATCGAGCCCTGGTCCGGATAGACTTGCGTGTTGGTGAGGCCGAGCTTGTCGGTGGCGAAGGCCATGCCGGTGGTGGATTGCTGCACGCCGACCTTCACCTTCTTGATGCTGTCTGCATCAACCGGTGCGTCGGCACGGGCGAGAACGCCAATGTCCGAGTTGAAGTAAGGTGTGGAGAAGTCGTGCACTTTCTTGCGCTCATCGGTGATCGAGATTTGCGAGAAGGCCACGTCGAAATCATGGGTCTGGCCAGCGATCAGCGGATCCCAATCGGTGTTGGCAACGACGAGCTTGTCATAGCCAGCGCGCCAGGCGATTTCGGCGGCCATGCAATATTCCATGCCGTCCTTGATGGTCTCCGGCG
This genomic interval from Aestuariivirga litoralis contains the following:
- a CDS encoding PLP-dependent aminotransferase family protein is translated as MRDWLIHIKRGEYASLQTQIREALVSAILDRQLDQQEPIPSTRKMAKSLGVSRNTVVLAYQGLLDDGYLLAKQRSGYFVSDKALEDHMPKARKAASPEKPKGTGLNWERLVNKHPSHQPNTVKVRNWQDFAYPFIYGQVDHTLFPLAEWRDCTRQALGKKWLGDWTNDFTNEDDPLLVEQIRRRILPRRGIMAHDDEILVTLGAQNAIYLITSLLVNQDTRVVMEEPGYPDMRNIFQLRSQNVGLAPVDQSGLMLGPELDNAQIVYTTPSHQFPTTVTMPLERRMALLKKASEKNFIVVEDDYEFETNYVNEPCPALKSLDDDGRVIYVGSLSKTLFPGLRLGFMVAPKALIAEARALRRLMVRHAPSNNQRTAALFLSLGHHDALIRKLHKAYRTRWEIMGAALSKHLPSSARNPSFGGTSYWVKGPAKLDADALSQAATAKGVLINPGRICFGAAQAPRNYFRLAFSSIDEKKIEPGIKLLSELIKQPS
- a CDS encoding DMT family transporter, with the protein product MTADNKPRAAAYLLSGIFFATSQDALVKAMNAGYPTWETIMFRGIIAMALFMAWGAWNGRNLFRLPRGSSLIVWRGFLLFTSYLGFCLAIATLPLANATALYFTMPFFVGALAGPVLGEKVPAYRWIAIALGFCGVLISVRPGGESFQPSALLAIYSGFSYAIAQLIGRKVKVVVDPLVVANMQSVCYLLGSVVLGIVITALKIDASATPALAALTAEFAWPSLRDFAVMVAIGVFAMVSTVFFVRAYFSAPVNFVAPLEYSAIITATIFGITLFGDYPDFYTLLGAAIVIGAGLFMIAMDQRRAGPIQVTG
- a CDS encoding Lrp/AsnC family transcriptional regulator, with amino-acid sequence MKFEKRDKSDKIILAELQRRATMPLAELAEKAGLSASSCHRRVKLLEEQGVIIGYAARLDGRALGLANEFFCEVSLTAQTEEAFEKFEKAVQRTPEILECHLMSGQFDYLLRVAAADASDYERIHRTKLSRLPGLQRLQSSLALRAVKSWGGYPVT
- the ald gene encoding alanine dehydrogenase; translation: MLIGLPKEIKNHEYRVGLTPLSVRELVRHGHKVMVEKNAGSGIGSSDADYTTAGASIIDGPKEIFAKADMIVKVKEPQAAERAMLRDGQILYTYLHLAPDPEQTKDLVKSGAICIAYETVTNARGGLPLLAPMSQVAGRMSVQSGAHCLEKAQGGRGMLLGGVPGVAPAKVVILGGGVVGTNAAAIALGMGADVTIIERSTDRMEELTARFGLSLKTLYSTQSVIEDECATADLVIGGVLIPGAAAPKLITKAMLKDWKPGSVFVDVAIDQGGCAETSHATTHAEPTYVVDGVIHYCVANMPGGVARTSTFALNNATLPFAVAIADKGWKKALADDAHLRNGLNVASGKVTYKAVAQDLGYDYVPAEKLTA
- a CDS encoding sulfotransferase translates to MGAPFSPVLETYREIPEGLKICKDALSADEIAEADAIRHEFLVEGQSVPYMQDIVRAFRKLKGKWTYAEIGTTDRSNLAYAASLLADDALLIGVFSNADETADAMIRSRLKSGQNYIFLKGDPRKIDTASEMSRLLGKRKLDALFIDRDNTAYAVMTDYAYFSPMLGSGGFAMFHDCLWEGNHQYKGAADALAEIDRFEPVYLVPGFGECRRFARPLFRDPTWGVVGFCFPAHTQAVNKSTQKLAPKPAKSAAIVKDRTTLETQIPLKHPTLICIGAQRSGTTWLAKALQEHGSFWLPGNKEYNYLARFPRNRVLDRKAYDRLARKSWLFFGGRDKHWWKIYTRDWSLDNYAELFSLHEDKEYSADVSPSYSLLSEGEIRAAQYYLEGRPLLFLARNPIDRAWSATRKIMDDDPERNMDVVAYQMFDVYTRAFSDYAATIKRYRDVLQDCNLKIVFFDDIESRPAQVMSLLTRWLGIGPHPAELNPSLISSKRNAAREITLPDELRDAAEAYYAPFIEEFREVCKIPGILLSEDLPLWLTGTAPKTRPPAPVPQPQPQGFFRRLLSRRT
- a CDS encoding OmpA family protein codes for the protein MKLKLAASLVSIALSLPAAHAFAQAEAPQATDQGEVAVPKPLLQLLGDTRDVKDMDDNELKGRYMRLHQALNGLALPPDVHAKLLEQTKLAKAEIDTRSQAAQAQPQQDQAADATATTAPAPNKMKRNAKPELKLAQAQQDAPADAAPAQAEQPAQDAAPAELPPEVAKLLNEQPDLTQMSPDELKAYEKKLRRASGNPALPPDVRVKLVGMANAAVAEIGMRAPAEEPKKAEAPKQAEQPAQAVDDQAAADAKAAADAEAAAAAKAKKLAKMKEDAKAAAEAKAKAAEDAQAAADAQAAADAKAAADAQAAADAKAAAKAKAAGDEKAAADAKAAADAQAAADAQAAADAKAAADAKAASDAKPAATADGKTDAQAADGKSDAGATPSAKPPKKTAEEAPAAPPTKPLEKAADVAPAPPPPAPPPPDAKKVEQLDANPVDPAAEQKAKTYLADASDLTKLSDDDLRKHLEDVRELLAANQLSQETERAVRGKLMKEREVLRQRLANAESEKQKQAAAAPPPDPKVQQQIAEQAVAVTKAPPPPPPPPPPPSGPKLNFNIQLNFISNDTPPEDVLGDRRPPRDLQISELQRRIQVYDDAVTDDQYDPSYRDYWRQSLAYDREFLRHRMKLERMQRAKQRQASQEQYDIEINPDQYWDEDQPRYAYAAEVDDATLERMLTAAPPPKYKAKREHSVRDIATDPYLRDALPRIEVDTIHFGYNEGFVREEELSHLDGLASLIEQIVAKYPKEVFMIEGHTDAAGSTDYNTKLSRLRAESVKTMMTTYYNIPAKNLRTVGLGEEYLKIPTADPEPENRRVSLVRITPLLAQGQ
- a CDS encoding amino acid ABC transporter ATP-binding protein; translation: MAFLEMTKVEKAYGPVQILRGLDLNVNEHQVVCLIGPSGCGKSTLLRCINQLESIQGGEIRLMGDRVSGRGVDVNKLRQRVGIVFQSYNLFPHMSVLENVTLAPRKVLGVSKDEAEAKAMVLLKRIGLEAKATAFPDRLSGGQQQRVAIVRALAMEPKLMLLDEITSALDPELVSEVLNIVRDLASQGMTMLLATHEMGFAKEVASKVCFLYEGQVHEEGPPEQIFGTPKMERTRGFLKRIIEAGRL
- a CDS encoding amino acid ABC transporter permease gives rise to the protein MAKSPDIKSDAPSDGASSLHQRADLLSLIAVAFAAVCVAAAIGTAFLVDYALSYMQAEFGFFWPIAAVLVLCVASLFRPALKSLFGAGRARSALASKDITKARIETADAREYAQITLGWGVFALILLAFVCFVLMNNVAVGDTFFRLPLIRDKWWLITWRFLTQNLFIFVVAEILVLVWGLIVALARLAPGRAGRPIRALAIAYCDLFRGLPAIVTLYLIGFGIPTSGISEIILTPIVGMFVDLSAMDVHERAAAVRIDVIWWCVIALTLTYGAYVAEVYRAGIESIHHSQFMASRSLGLSYMQTMRHVVVPQAVRRIVAPLLNDFIGLQKDTALVQVLGVTDAFNQSKIIASNAFNLSAVTVVAFLFVIITIPQARLVDKLVERDNARMKAGG
- a CDS encoding ABC transporter substrate-binding protein; protein product: MNIAKLALLAAAGLVAMAVSATAADMIGNCEVTGKKGSFPIEKPAKAGQFTVETNLPGPVWWNGDTPETIKDGMEYCMAAEIAWRAGYDKLVVANTDWDPLIAGQTHDFDVAFSQISITDERKKVHDFSTPYFNSDIGVLARADAPVDADSIKKVKVGVQQSTTGMAFATDKLGLTNTQVYPDQGSMFAALRAKQIDAAITDTSIVLAQEVESKGGNKVVGQYQTGETYGGIYQKGNPNNPIIDKIIQSMKDDGTITKLGAKYLAASWGKDPASVPVWKP